A section of the Methanoregula formicica SMSP genome encodes:
- a CDS encoding acetyl-CoA decarbonylase/synthase complex subunit delta yields MPPELNFGWTTPIGEVVLGATNADGGTRRVSYRIGGGTTLPFLEGQPSTPAPLIAFEICDNPSFWSPIVKEYCGDVTSNVNEWAKKADADYGADLVRLHLTSTKQRNFSDVASLGPVVEGVLLATSLPVIIEGSNEPKIDSEVYQKCGEAGQGERLLLGTAEAGKYRSIAAAALAYNHSIIAQSPIDINLAKQLNILLKEIGVQRDHIVIDPYTGALGYGFEYSYSAMERIRFSALKGDSDLAMPMICSAADTLTIKEVREAGAGLQDETAIQWELFTCLAAATAGAEILCVRHPGTIAPLRKALAGMKQPAHSAGVP; encoded by the coding sequence ATGCCGCCCGAGCTGAATTTCGGCTGGACCACCCCCATTGGCGAAGTGGTCCTCGGTGCAACGAATGCTGATGGCGGGACGCGGAGGGTCTCGTACCGTATCGGCGGGGGAACAACCCTCCCGTTCCTTGAAGGCCAGCCCTCCACACCCGCCCCGCTCATTGCTTTTGAGATCTGCGACAACCCCTCCTTCTGGTCGCCCATTGTGAAAGAGTATTGCGGTGACGTGACGAGCAACGTGAACGAATGGGCAAAGAAAGCGGATGCAGACTATGGCGCCGACCTTGTCCGCCTCCACCTGACCAGCACGAAGCAGAGGAACTTCTCAGACGTTGCGTCTCTTGGCCCTGTTGTCGAAGGTGTCCTGTTGGCAACCAGTCTCCCGGTCATCATCGAGGGGAGCAACGAGCCGAAGATCGACAGCGAAGTGTACCAGAAATGCGGAGAGGCCGGGCAGGGGGAGCGTCTCCTCCTCGGGACCGCAGAAGCGGGGAAGTACCGCAGCATCGCAGCAGCTGCCCTTGCTTATAACCATTCCATCATCGCCCAGTCTCCCATCGATATCAACCTGGCAAAGCAGCTCAACATTCTCCTCAAGGAGATCGGGGTGCAGCGCGACCACATTGTCATTGATCCGTATACGGGAGCGCTCGGGTATGGCTTCGAGTACTCATACTCTGCCATGGAACGGATACGCTTCTCTGCCCTCAAGGGAGACAGCGACCTTGCCATGCCAATGATCTGCTCCGCGGCCGATACCCTTACCATCAAGGAGGTGCGGGAGGCTGGCGCCGGATTGCAGGACGAGACCGCAATCCAGTGGGAGCTCTTCACCTGCCTTGCGGCCGCAACTGCCGGGGCAGAGATCCTCTGCGTCCGTCACCCCGGAACCATCGCGCCCTTACGGAAGGCACTTGCCGGCATGAAACAACCGGCACACTCCGCGGGGGTGCCGTGA
- the acsC gene encoding acetyl-CoA decarbonylase/synthase complex subunit gamma, protein MALKALDIYKLLPKKNCKECGDPTCLTFAMKLAGGKADLDLCPYLSDEAKSVLGATTRPPIRLVKIGVGTRNFKVGEETVLYRHEKTFYHPPGIVFRVTDTMQADEIVAVTRRVRDETLTRVGADLRFNGIAIENVSGSAETFARAVETVEKVEAHLPPVLISKDTAALKAALVYCGTYRPLLHAATQENVKEMCALAKQHGCPLVVRSGSLDGLVNLVKTCTADGVPDLVLDLAPGTFGDFIRRSTAVRQLAITRAVPDLGYPVYLNAAETGQQDAAVALGIVKYGSVIVTDPLPVGSAKAALTLRQNIYTDPQKPIQMNPGIYRVGSPDKDSPVLMTVNFSLTFFTLQGYLESARVPCFMLIVDTEGLSVLTAVAAGKLSEMLVRDSIKKFGLENEVSHRKLIIPGYASPLSGRIEDATGWKVLVGPRDAAEIGEYLHEEWKK, encoded by the coding sequence ATGGCCCTCAAGGCACTCGATATCTACAAGCTCCTTCCCAAGAAGAACTGCAAGGAGTGTGGGGATCCGACCTGTCTCACGTTCGCCATGAAACTTGCCGGCGGGAAAGCAGACCTCGACCTCTGCCCGTACCTGAGTGACGAGGCAAAGTCCGTGCTTGGCGCAACAACCCGCCCGCCGATCCGTCTCGTCAAGATCGGTGTCGGTACAAGGAACTTCAAGGTCGGGGAAGAGACCGTCCTGTACCGCCACGAGAAGACCTTCTACCACCCCCCGGGCATTGTCTTCCGTGTCACCGATACGATGCAGGCTGACGAGATCGTTGCCGTTACGCGGAGGGTGCGGGACGAGACGCTCACCCGCGTGGGTGCTGACCTCCGGTTCAATGGTATCGCTATTGAGAATGTGAGTGGTTCGGCAGAGACATTTGCCCGGGCCGTGGAAACGGTGGAAAAGGTCGAAGCCCACCTGCCGCCCGTCCTCATCTCGAAAGACACAGCAGCCCTGAAAGCAGCGCTGGTCTATTGTGGCACCTACCGCCCCCTCCTCCATGCAGCAACGCAGGAAAATGTAAAGGAGATGTGCGCCCTTGCTAAACAGCACGGCTGCCCGCTTGTCGTGAGATCCGGCAGCCTCGATGGCCTTGTAAACCTGGTGAAGACCTGCACAGCCGATGGCGTGCCTGACCTTGTCCTTGACCTTGCGCCCGGAACTTTCGGTGACTTTATCCGGCGTTCCACGGCTGTCCGCCAGCTCGCCATCACCCGTGCAGTCCCGGATCTCGGGTATCCGGTGTACCTCAATGCAGCAGAGACCGGCCAGCAGGATGCAGCCGTTGCATTAGGAATTGTCAAATACGGGTCCGTCATCGTTACCGATCCCCTCCCGGTCGGGTCCGCAAAAGCTGCCCTTACCCTCCGGCAGAACATCTATACCGATCCCCAGAAACCCATCCAGATGAACCCGGGAATCTACCGCGTAGGCTCGCCGGATAAGGACTCACCCGTCCTGATGACCGTGAACTTCTCACTCACGTTCTTCACGCTCCAGGGATACCTCGAATCTGCCCGCGTCCCCTGCTTCATGCTGATCGTGGATACGGAGGGGCTCTCGGTCCTGACTGCCGTAGCAGCAGGAAAACTCTCGGAGATGCTTGTCCGCGACTCAATCAAAAAGTTCGGGCTTGAGAACGAGGTCTCCCACCGGAAGCTGATCATCCCCGGGTATGCATCGCCTCTTTCCGGAAGAATAGAAGATGCAACCGGCTGGAAGGTCCTTGTCGGTCCCCGTGATGCAGCGGAGATCGGGGAGTACCTGCACGAGGAGTGGAAAAAATAG
- a CDS encoding ASKHA domain-containing protein — MRTVTFLPSYRKIDVPRGTTVLDAAQRAGLSMNVVCGGQGKCGKCIVYIQSGRAEFDRQKFGRFFSDAELQKGACLACETIVQGDLHVLVPESTLIQEQKILVEGLDHEIEFRPSVRKYYVELQPPSLADPSPDLSRLLWGIQKSGGPVAEKMYAPLEVLREIPSILRHSDWKVTATIGLVPGGYRVIDLQENDTSKRAYGAAVDLGSTTVVVYLWDLVTGKVVGVASNYNKQISCGEDILARVNFARKNGLTKLQALAAESINQALTTASNSAGIDREDIYDVVVAGNTVMTHMLLEIDPAYMIAEPYVPVVRRALSIAAHRLGINCNPNGGVFAFPAVSDFIGGDIIADILACGMGERDEISLLVDIGTNFEVVLGNREWMFSCAGAAGPALEGGEVLFGMRANPGAIEKITIDPVTLDPEYSTINGIKPRGVCGSGLIDLLAELLVVCVIDRTGRINTEIEHPRIRKGTHFPEFVIAWAKETDIGKDIVITENDIKNLIMSKASVHAACVTLMKEAGVTHKDISTIYFAGAFGNYLDKKNATIIGLIPEIDLNDIKNIGNGAVTGANIALINRRARKTLDDIAYRIAYIELNAESSFMDEYTGSTFLPHTDFSLFPGVQKLLDSCRIRKE; from the coding sequence ATGCGGACCGTTACCTTCCTCCCCAGTTACCGCAAGATCGATGTCCCCCGGGGGACGACCGTACTGGATGCCGCGCAGCGGGCCGGCCTCTCCATGAACGTTGTCTGCGGCGGCCAGGGCAAGTGCGGCAAATGCATCGTATACATTCAGTCGGGACGCGCAGAGTTCGACCGGCAGAAATTCGGCAGGTTCTTTTCTGACGCCGAGCTGCAGAAAGGCGCCTGCCTTGCCTGCGAGACGATTGTCCAGGGTGACCTCCATGTCCTCGTTCCCGAGAGCACCCTCATCCAGGAGCAGAAGATCCTTGTCGAGGGGCTTGACCACGAGATCGAGTTCCGCCCGTCGGTCAGGAAATATTATGTCGAGCTCCAGCCGCCGAGTCTTGCCGACCCGTCGCCTGACCTATCCCGCCTTCTCTGGGGCATCCAGAAGAGCGGCGGGCCGGTGGCGGAGAAGATGTACGCTCCGCTTGAGGTGCTCCGCGAGATCCCCTCCATCCTGCGTCACAGTGACTGGAAGGTGACGGCAACCATCGGCCTCGTTCCCGGGGGGTACCGGGTCATTGATCTCCAGGAGAACGATACCTCGAAGAGGGCCTATGGCGCTGCCGTGGACCTGGGCTCGACAACCGTTGTCGTTTATCTCTGGGACCTGGTAACCGGGAAAGTCGTCGGGGTGGCCTCGAATTACAACAAGCAGATCAGCTGTGGTGAGGACATTCTGGCCCGGGTCAACTTTGCCCGGAAGAACGGCCTTACCAAGCTCCAGGCACTTGCAGCCGAGAGTATCAACCAGGCCCTCACCACCGCATCGAACTCTGCCGGGATCGACCGCGAGGACATCTATGATGTAGTTGTTGCCGGAAACACCGTCATGACTCACATGCTCCTCGAGATCGACCCGGCCTACATGATCGCCGAGCCGTATGTCCCGGTTGTCCGGAGGGCGCTCTCGATCGCTGCCCACCGTCTCGGCATCAACTGCAACCCGAACGGCGGCGTCTTTGCATTTCCGGCGGTCAGCGATTTCATCGGGGGCGACATCATTGCCGACATCCTTGCCTGCGGCATGGGAGAGCGCGATGAGATCTCGCTCCTCGTGGACATTGGCACGAATTTCGAAGTTGTGCTCGGGAACAGGGAGTGGATGTTCTCCTGTGCCGGCGCGGCCGGCCCGGCCCTGGAAGGGGGCGAGGTGCTCTTTGGCATGCGGGCCAACCCCGGGGCAATTGAGAAGATCACCATTGACCCGGTCACGCTCGACCCGGAGTACTCGACCATCAACGGGATCAAACCCCGGGGGGTCTGCGGCTCGGGGCTCATTGACCTGCTTGCCGAGCTGCTGGTTGTCTGTGTCATCGACCGGACCGGACGGATTAACACCGAGATCGAACATCCCCGCATCCGGAAAGGAACGCACTTCCCCGAATTTGTCATTGCCTGGGCAAAGGAGACGGATATCGGAAAGGACATCGTGATCACCGAGAACGATATCAAGAACCTGATCATGAGCAAGGCATCAGTCCACGCTGCCTGCGTTACCCTGATGAAGGAAGCGGGGGTGACCCACAAGGACATTTCGACCATCTACTTTGCCGGTGCATTCGGCAACTACCTGGACAAGAAGAACGCTACGATCATCGGCCTGATCCCGGAGATTGACTTAAACGACATCAAAAATATCGGCAACGGGGCGGTCACCGGTGCAAACATTGCACTCATCAACCGCCGGGCCCGAAAGACCCTTGATGATATCGCATACAGGATTGCCTACATCGAGCTGAATGCCGAGAGCTCCTTTATGGACGAGTACACCGGCAGCACCTTCCTCCCGCACACGGACTTCTCGCTCTTCCCGGGAGTCCAGAAACTCCTCGATTCCTGCCGGATCAGGAAGGAGTGA
- a CDS encoding uroporphyrinogen decarboxylase/cobalamine-independent methonine synthase family protein, whose translation MAIMIPPPYSLATGVGGLPHTDPKQACDDVLSIFPGFPYIPTLPNRALLEGIVFNDSEQLPGRIIREDRLLFDSTKDQTAAMEKVYMDFVEGNFSGYGLNREYASAFMEMLSRTVPSACVLKCQVTGPVTFGMQVVDADKRPIYYDTQLADVLSKMIALKARWCENAMREQCGAKETLVVLNEPYLASLGSSVVPVDKDTVKAGWEDIASLVQGGLGVHCCSNTDWEFVMELSPAVISLDAYATAKEFLLYADSVITFMERGGVVAWGIVPAEYKIFTTETVDTLYEKYLAIRTHLCQRMPEKLFDAQSLVTPSCGIRFADRDGSLGIMGAAAEISLRIRADKNYPPC comes from the coding sequence ATGGCAATAATGATACCACCACCCTACTCTCTCGCAACCGGCGTCGGGGGGCTCCCCCACACCGACCCGAAACAGGCCTGCGACGACGTGCTCTCCATCTTTCCGGGTTTCCCCTATATCCCGACGCTGCCAAACCGCGCCCTGCTGGAGGGCATTGTCTTCAATGACTCAGAACAGCTCCCGGGCCGCATCATCCGCGAGGACCGGCTCCTGTTTGACAGCACAAAAGACCAGACCGCGGCAATGGAGAAGGTGTACATGGACTTTGTCGAAGGGAACTTCTCCGGCTACGGGCTCAACAGGGAGTATGCTTCGGCATTCATGGAGATGCTGTCACGGACAGTCCCCTCTGCCTGCGTGCTCAAGTGCCAGGTGACCGGTCCGGTCACGTTCGGCATGCAGGTCGTGGATGCAGACAAACGTCCGATCTATTACGACACCCAGCTTGCCGATGTCCTCTCCAAGATGATCGCGCTCAAGGCCCGCTGGTGCGAGAATGCTATGAGGGAGCAGTGCGGTGCAAAGGAGACGCTCGTTGTTTTGAACGAGCCCTACCTTGCATCGCTCGGCTCTTCGGTTGTCCCGGTTGACAAGGATACCGTGAAAGCAGGATGGGAGGATATCGCCTCGCTCGTCCAGGGCGGGCTCGGTGTCCACTGCTGCTCCAATACGGACTGGGAGTTTGTCATGGAACTCAGCCCCGCAGTCATCTCCCTCGATGCCTATGCAACGGCAAAAGAGTTCCTCCTGTATGCCGACTCGGTTATCACCTTTATGGAGCGGGGCGGAGTCGTAGCATGGGGGATTGTTCCGGCCGAATACAAGATCTTCACTACGGAAACGGTTGACACACTGTATGAGAAGTATCTCGCGATACGTACCCATCTCTGCCAGAGAATGCCGGAAAAGCTCTTTGATGCACAGTCGCTCGTCACCCCCAGCTGCGGGATCCGTTTTGCCGACAGGGACGGTTCGCTTGGCATCATGGGGGCAGCAGCAGAGATCTCCCTCCGGATCCGTGCCGACAAAAACTACCCGCCCTGCTGA
- a CDS encoding ATP-binding protein: MSPHPFTIALSGKGGTGKTTVSSLLVRLFIALGETPVLAVDADPNANLHEALGVSVKETLGSMREEAFSRNIPPGMNRHDYVRLRFRQALVESEGFDLVAMGRPEGTGCYCFANDLLSECMQSLERDYPFIVIDSEAGMEHISRGTIGKPDLLLIVSDPGARGLRTIARIREIATQLGLEQEKIRVVFNQYKTGAASIDIGSESPIAIIPEDPAVEKADLAAEPVSLIPNNSPARVAVRELAERIREMKRARGEK; the protein is encoded by the coding sequence ATGTCGCCACACCCTTTTACGATTGCACTCTCCGGCAAGGGAGGGACCGGCAAGACAACGGTCAGTTCTCTCCTTGTCCGGTTGTTCATCGCCCTGGGCGAGACGCCGGTCCTTGCCGTTGACGCAGACCCGAATGCCAACCTGCATGAAGCACTGGGCGTCTCCGTGAAAGAGACGCTCGGGAGCATGCGGGAGGAGGCGTTCTCACGGAATATCCCGCCCGGCATGAACAGGCACGACTATGTCCGGCTCCGCTTCCGGCAGGCTCTTGTCGAGAGCGAGGGATTCGACCTTGTCGCCATGGGCCGGCCCGAAGGAACCGGCTGCTACTGTTTTGCCAACGACCTCCTGTCGGAATGCATGCAGTCACTTGAACGCGATTACCCGTTCATTGTCATCGACTCTGAGGCAGGCATGGAACACATCAGCCGGGGCACTATCGGAAAACCGGACCTCCTCCTCATTGTCAGCGATCCCGGCGCCCGGGGCCTCCGGACTATCGCCCGCATAAGGGAGATTGCCACCCAGCTCGGCCTTGAGCAGGAGAAGATCCGCGTTGTGTTCAACCAGTACAAAACCGGGGCGGCTTCAATCGATATTGGATCTGAATCGCCCATTGCTATTATTCCGGAAGATCCTGCTGTGGAGAAAGCGGACCTGGCAGCGGAGCCGGTTTCGCTTATTCCGAACAATTCACCGGCGCGGGTTGCTGTGCGGGAACTGGCGGAGAGGATCCGGGAGATGAAGAGGGCGCGGGGTGAGAAATAG
- a CDS encoding pyruvoyl-dependent arginine decarboxylase — MYVPKEIFFTKGVGVHKDRLASFELALRKAGIEKCNLVYVSSIFPPKCRQVSRSAGLKKLEPGAMTFCVMARNDTNEPNRLVSSAIGLALPSDTAEYGYLSEHHAYGETEKKTGEYAEDLAATMLATTLGIEFDVNAAWSEREQTYKASGKIIKTKHICQSAEGDKNGLWTTTIAVAVFL; from the coding sequence ATGTATGTTCCGAAAGAGATCTTTTTCACCAAAGGCGTAGGTGTCCATAAAGATCGTCTTGCCTCGTTCGAGCTTGCACTGCGGAAGGCCGGCATTGAAAAATGCAATCTTGTCTATGTGTCGAGCATCTTCCCCCCGAAGTGCAGGCAGGTCTCGCGCTCGGCCGGGCTCAAAAAACTCGAGCCTGGCGCAATGACCTTCTGCGTCATGGCCCGGAACGACACCAATGAGCCCAACCGGCTCGTCTCCTCCGCCATCGGGCTCGCCCTCCCGAGCGATACTGCCGAATACGGGTACCTGTCGGAACATCATGCCTATGGCGAGACCGAGAAGAAGACCGGGGAATATGCCGAGGACCTTGCGGCAACCATGCTCGCTACAACGCTCGGCATCGAGTTCGACGTCAATGCCGCGTGGTCGGAACGCGAGCAGACCTACAAGGCCAGTGGCAAGATCATCAAGACCAAGCACATCTGCCAGTCCGCAGAAGGGGACAAGAACGGGTTGTGGACAACGACGATCGCGGTCGCGGTGTTTCTTTGA
- a CDS encoding HAD family hydrolase has translation MSMPGMVSKLLFDMDNTLFDLVEAQVASCHAVVRFLGHDDGDELFSYFLQPVHGFESHGNIRQYMEDRRIPLDGTFDAACRVYESVKLKAIHPYPGVVETLENLSDEGYPMCIVTDAHSRDATLRLEKAGMLRYFTSLVSFDLVQEKKPGPGPFLTALEMMQASPSDVLLIGDSIRRDIEPCTRLGIRTVYARYGDRFSADRQEHGADYVIDSMSELPEILKRINQA, from the coding sequence ATGAGCATGCCCGGTATGGTCTCGAAACTCCTGTTTGACATGGACAATACGCTCTTTGACCTCGTGGAGGCACAGGTCGCTTCCTGCCACGCCGTGGTACGGTTCCTCGGGCATGATGACGGGGACGAGCTCTTCTCGTACTTCCTCCAGCCGGTGCATGGCTTTGAATCGCATGGCAATATCCGGCAGTACATGGAGGACCGCCGGATCCCGCTGGACGGGACGTTTGATGCGGCCTGCCGGGTGTACGAATCAGTGAAACTGAAGGCCATCCACCCGTATCCCGGTGTTGTGGAAACCCTGGAGAACCTCTCGGATGAGGGATACCCGATGTGTATCGTGACGGATGCGCATTCCCGCGATGCGACCCTGCGGCTGGAGAAGGCCGGCATGCTCCGCTACTTCACGAGCCTTGTCTCGTTCGATCTTGTACAGGAGAAAAAACCGGGTCCCGGCCCGTTCCTTACTGCGCTTGAGATGATGCAGGCTTCCCCGTCGGATGTGCTCCTCATTGGCGACAGCATCCGCCGCGATATCGAGCCCTGCACCCGGCTGGGGATCCGGACGGTCTATGCACGGTACGGTGACCGGTTCTCCGCGGACCGGCAGGAGCATGGCGCGGATTATGTGATCGATTCCATGAGCGAACTCCCGGAAATTCTCAAGAGGATTAACCAGGCCTGA
- a CDS encoding 2'-5' RNA ligase family protein, producing MDDIYLVEIRLGKTKQRIRKTASAIAGTARITRSLERHPHLTLFGPMELLPGVSRDQILDCIGSIAAGFDPIPFTLDRFEKRVGMHGSVIALSVRPSDSLKQLTAQIARALTPLTRSHNAWDGHPEQKWYHVTVANHLREQTAEKIFSALLESEAAAPPHNRQWGLFLWIRSLLEYYIHARFRPPHKPVLLDETGLRITVMNGDRILAEYDLLEKCWITGDLRHNSSRWEQTLERYRRNAGFELTTPCPADPGDILLIADLHLGHANIIPYCSRPFRAGDTVTMDRVLIGNWNARCTEHTKIFHIGDLCYGPHARPPQEYYTLLRGDAVFISGNHDRPDPGLAPFIFIEHEGMQFCLVHDPADAPEDFEGWVIHGHHHNNDLRNYPFIDVEHKRINVSAEVIGYVPASLSDICETIRDRAKTGMNDPVLVNYPYVS from the coding sequence ATGGATGACATCTATCTTGTGGAGATCCGGCTTGGGAAAACAAAACAACGGATCCGAAAAACAGCATCAGCAATTGCCGGAACTGCCAGGATCACACGGTCTCTTGAACGCCATCCCCACCTCACGCTGTTCGGGCCCATGGAACTGCTTCCGGGCGTTTCCCGCGATCAGATCCTCGACTGCATCGGGTCCATTGCAGCGGGCTTCGATCCCATCCCGTTCACCCTTGACCGGTTCGAGAAACGGGTTGGCATGCACGGCAGTGTCATCGCATTATCTGTCCGGCCATCGGATTCCCTGAAACAACTCACCGCACAGATTGCCCGGGCCCTTACACCCCTGACAAGAAGCCACAATGCCTGGGACGGCCACCCGGAACAGAAATGGTATCACGTCACTGTGGCAAACCACCTGCGGGAACAGACCGCTGAAAAGATCTTCTCTGCGCTGCTCGAATCAGAGGCCGCAGCTCCGCCACACAACAGGCAGTGGGGATTGTTCTTGTGGATCCGGTCGCTGCTGGAATATTATATCCATGCACGGTTCCGTCCCCCCCACAAACCAGTACTCCTTGATGAGACCGGCCTCCGGATCACGGTCATGAACGGAGACCGGATCCTTGCAGAATATGATCTTCTGGAAAAGTGCTGGATCACCGGTGACCTCCGGCACAACAGTTCCCGCTGGGAGCAGACGCTTGAGCGCTACCGGAGAAATGCCGGTTTTGAACTCACAACCCCCTGCCCGGCCGATCCCGGTGACATCCTCCTGATTGCCGATCTCCACCTCGGCCACGCAAACATCATCCCCTACTGCTCCCGCCCCTTCCGCGCTGGTGATACCGTAACCATGGACCGTGTCCTCATCGGCAACTGGAACGCCCGGTGCACGGAACACACGAAAATCTTCCATATCGGTGATCTCTGCTATGGTCCCCATGCCCGCCCGCCGCAGGAGTACTACACCCTGCTTCGCGGGGACGCTGTCTTCATTTCCGGGAACCATGACAGACCGGACCCGGGTCTGGCCCCGTTCATCTTCATAGAACACGAGGGGATGCAGTTCTGCCTTGTCCATGATCCGGCGGATGCCCCGGAGGACTTCGAAGGATGGGTCATCCATGGCCACCACCACAACAACGATCTCCGGAACTATCCGTTCATCGACGTTGAGCACAAACGGATTAATGTCAGTGCCGAAGTGATCGGGTATGTCCCGGCAAGTCTCTCTGATATCTGCGAGACAATCCGTGATCGCGCAAAGACCGGCATGAACGATCCCGTACTCGTGAATTATCCTTACGTCTCCTGA
- a CDS encoding MBL fold metallo-hydrolase — MLFRQVVSEGLAHYSYLIASGTGAAVIDPRRDCDIYLEIARNNGLSIRHIFETHRNEDYVTGSTALKEACGAEIWHGRQMDFAFGNPVQEGDRFTLGTLEILVLETPGHTEESISLVVRDLAVSPDPFMVFCGDTLFAGEIGRTDFYGLSRNAEMAQKIFDSITTKILTLGDGVIICPAHGPGSICGGAIAEHPLTTAGYERLSNPRLKMGRDAFIAHRVTESPYTPRYFRRMEAWNRNGPPRAPADYYPRPLSVGALETALRDGCQVVDIRSPTSFAGGHIRGSISLWRRGISGFAGFVLEYENPIALVDDFNTGLEEVSRQFIRMGYDTIAGTLSGGFGSWASAGKEIAMLPSCTAPHLAERLNREPAFLLDVRHGDTWRSSMHIPGAHHIYVGEILQHLDEIPKDRPVITYCDAGFKGSLAASLLSRNGYNNVTNLLGGMAAWTRAGFETVP; from the coding sequence ATGCTGTTCCGCCAGGTTGTTTCCGAAGGTCTTGCCCACTATTCGTATCTTATCGCATCCGGCACCGGGGCTGCCGTGATCGATCCACGCCGCGACTGCGACATCTATCTTGAGATAGCACGCAACAACGGCCTCTCCATCCGCCACATTTTCGAGACGCACCGGAACGAAGATTATGTGACCGGGTCAACCGCCCTCAAAGAAGCCTGCGGTGCGGAGATATGGCATGGCAGGCAGATGGATTTTGCCTTCGGCAACCCCGTGCAGGAAGGGGACCGGTTCACGCTCGGGACCCTTGAGATCCTGGTGCTGGAGACGCCCGGCCACACGGAAGAGAGCATCTCGCTTGTTGTCCGGGACCTTGCGGTCTCGCCCGACCCGTTCATGGTCTTTTGCGGCGACACGCTCTTTGCCGGCGAGATAGGCCGTACCGATTTCTATGGCCTGTCACGAAATGCGGAGATGGCACAAAAGATCTTTGATTCCATTACCACAAAGATCCTGACACTCGGCGATGGTGTCATCATCTGCCCGGCCCATGGCCCCGGCTCCATCTGCGGAGGCGCTATTGCTGAACACCCGTTAACGACCGCAGGGTATGAACGGTTGTCCAATCCACGGCTGAAGATGGGCCGCGATGCGTTCATTGCACATCGTGTTACCGAATCGCCGTACACCCCCCGATACTTCCGGCGCATGGAGGCCTGGAACCGCAACGGGCCGCCCCGCGCCCCTGCCGATTATTACCCGCGCCCGCTCTCTGTCGGTGCCCTCGAAACCGCACTACGGGATGGCTGCCAGGTTGTCGACATACGGTCCCCGACCTCATTTGCCGGCGGCCATATCAGAGGAAGCATCTCGCTCTGGCGGCGCGGAATATCGGGTTTTGCCGGTTTTGTCCTCGAATACGAGAATCCAATTGCCCTTGTCGATGATTTTAATACCGGCCTTGAAGAAGTTTCACGCCAGTTCATCCGCATGGGATATGACACCATCGCGGGGACCCTCTCCGGGGGTTTTGGTTCCTGGGCATCTGCCGGAAAAGAGATCGCCATGCTCCCGTCATGCACCGCCCCGCACCTTGCGGAACGACTGAACCGCGAGCCGGCATTCCTGCTGGATGTCCGTCACGGGGATACGTGGCGTTCCTCCATGCATATTCCGGGGGCGCATCATATCTATGTCGGCGAGATTTTGCAGCACCTTGACGAGATCCCAAAGGACAGGCCGGTCATCACGTATTGCGATGCGGGATTCAAAGGGAGCCTTGCAGCCAGCCTCCTCTCCCGTAACGGGTATAACAATGTCACCAACCTGCTGGGTGGCATGGCTGCATGGACCCGGGCAGGGTTTGAGACCGTCCCCTGA
- a CDS encoding pyridoxamine 5'-phosphate oxidase family protein, translated as MEIIKIPRMDKAEYDRLIEKGYVCRIAFLGEKYPYIAPFLYVFDGSFLYFLSTKYGKKLDYFRKSPYVSVEIEKYTKDLSMYTFVTLQGYLEEVDDSIEKKLIREKFVDLIVDRNLSCNILAALGHSPMDAPVAIAEEERSLVWKLAGVKDIVSLKNL; from the coding sequence ATGGAAATCATAAAAATCCCCCGGATGGACAAGGCAGAATATGACCGGTTGATCGAGAAGGGGTATGTCTGCCGCATCGCATTCTTGGGAGAGAAATACCCGTACATTGCACCGTTCCTCTATGTCTTCGATGGATCGTTCCTCTACTTCCTCTCGACTAAATACGGCAAAAAACTCGATTATTTCCGCAAAAGCCCATATGTCTCGGTCGAGATCGAGAAATACACAAAAGACCTCTCCATGTACACGTTCGTCACGCTCCAGGGATACCTGGAAGAGGTGGATGACTCTATCGAGAAGAAACTGATCCGGGAGAAGTTCGTTGACCTGATCGTGGACCGCAACCTCTCGTGCAATATCCTTGCCGCCCTCGGCCATTCCCCGATGGATGCCCCGGTTGCGATTGCCGAGGAAGAGCGTTCTCTTGTCTGGAAACTCGCCGGCGTTAAAGATATCGTCTCGCTGAAGAATCTCTGA